DNA from Mycobacterium sp. SMC-8:
GTTCGTATTCGGCGCCGCCTTTGAGTCCGCGGAACTCGTTGCTGCGGAAGTCGGTGGCGCGGTAGACCACGGGCCGCGGCGCGAACGCCGCCGCGATCCTGCCCACCGAGGACACCATCTTCTCGACGAGGCTGTCCTGTTCGCCGTGCGCGATCAGGTCACGGGGATGGCGACCGCCGAGCGCCTCGGTCAGCATGAACTCCGCGCGCAGCAGACCCACCCCGTCGACCGGTTGGGCGGCAACGGTTTCCGCGCTCTCCGGCATCGCGAGGTTCACGTACACCCTGGTTCCGGTGACCTCCCCTGTCGCCGCGACCGGCGCGGTGCGTTCGGCCACCGTGACCTGCGGTGCCTGCTCGACGCGGCCCGACACCACCTCGCCGCGGGCGCCGTCGACGGTGACGGTGGTGCCGTCGTGCAAGTCCCGGGTCCCGGTGCGGGTGCCGACGATGCAGGGGACCCCCAGTTCGCGTGCCACGATCGCGGCGTGGCATGTCATTCCTCCGGTGTCGGTGACCAGCGCGGCCGCCCGCCGGATCGTGGGCAGCCAGTCCGGGTTCGTCATCTGCGCGACCAGGATCTCCCCCTCCTGCAGGCGATGCCCCTCGTCCGGTGTCTGCAGCACCCGCACCTTGCCCGACGCGATGCCCGGCGCCGCGGCCAGCCCGCGGGCCAGCACCACATGCTCGGTCCGGGCCGGCGGGGTGGTGTGCCCAAGCGTGGTGATCGGCCGGGCCTGCACCAGGTAGGCGGCGCCGTCGGCGATGGCCCACTCGGTGTCCTGCGGGCAGCCGTTGTGGCGCTCGGTGGCGATCGCCAGCTCGGCGATCGAGTGCAGCTCCCCGTCGGTCAGCACCCGGGATGCCGCGGTGGCGTCGTCGAGCTGCACGTGCGTGTCGGTGCCGTCCTCACCCCGCACAATCTTGAAAGCCTTGTTGCCCAGCCGGACGTCGATCGGTTGCATGGTGTCCTTGGAGACCACGTAGGTGTCGGGTTCCACCGCGCCGGAGACCACCACCTCGCCGAGACCGAACGCGGCTTCGATCACCACGCGGTCCCGTGCGCCGGTGCTCGGGTCGGCGGTGAAGGCCACACCTGATTTGTCCGAGTCGACCATCTGCTGCACCACCACGGCCATCGCGGGATCGCCGAGGAAACCGCGGCTGGCCCGGTAGGTGATGACGCGCGGACTGAACAGCGACATCCAGCACCGCGTCACCGCGGTGACGAGTCCGTCGTCGCCGGTGATGTTGGTCAGGGTCGCGTTCATCCCGGCGAACGACGCGTCGGCGCCGTCCTCGCCGGTGGCCGACGAGCGCACGGCGACCACGGTGCCCGGGCCCATCGCGTGATAAGCCGCCAGCATCGCCGACCTGGTGGTGTCGTCGACGCCGGCCTTGCGCACCAGGCCCTGCATGCGCTCGCAGAGCTCACCGAGCCGCGTGGTGTCGGCAACGTTGTCGAGCGCCTCGCGATGAAGCGCCGCCAGCTCCGCCTCGACGCCGCCGGCGCGCATGGAGTCCCGGTAGCAGTCGCGCAGCAGGACGAAGCCCGGCGGCACGGGGAGTTTCGCGGCGACGAGCTCGCCCATGTTGGCGCCCTTGCCGCCGGCCTCCTCGGCGTCACCGATGGTCAGGGCCGAGATGTCGCGCAGGTGGGAGTGGCGGGTTCCTGAGTCCATGGGGCAAGCCTGCACCCCCACCGTCGCCCCGGCGTAGCGTGTGAGGTCGCTTTCGTCCGGGCCGAAAGTCCTTAGTTGGTAGGGGCTTAGGTCCTCTTTGGGACACTCAACCGCGGAAAAGGACTTCGTCCCCTTCCGGGACGGGCTCCGGCGCGCTGGCATGAGGAGATGGGGCTGCCGGTGTTCATCGATCCGCGCCATCACGACGCGGTGCTCTTCGACATGGACGGGGTGGTGACCGACACCGCGGCGCTGCACGCCGCCGCGTGGAAGGCCACATTCGACGACTTCCTCAGCCGGCGGTCCGCCGCGCCGGGCGAGGATCTGTCCGCCGCGACGGACCGGGATTTCCGCGACTTCATCTCCGGCAGAAAGCCTTTCGATGCGGTGAAGGGATTCCTGGAGAGCCGCGGGATCGCCGTCCCGGACGGCGCGCCGGAGGGACTGGACGACGCCAGCGTCTGGGGTCTGGTTCACCGCCGCCAGCAGCTGTTCGCCGACATGCTGGCCGACGGGGTGCCGGTGTTCGCCTCGACCGTGGACCTGGTGCGCCGGCTGTTGGCGGCCGATATCGCCGTGGCGGTGTTCTCGACCAGCCGTGACTGCGCCGAATTGCTGGATGCAGCAGGTGTTTCTGACCTGTTCCCCGTGCGGGTGGACGGCGTCGTGGCCGACGAGCTGGGCTTGCCCGGTGAACCCGATCTGGCGATGCTGCGGGAGACCGCCAAGCGGCTCGGGGTCCATCCGGGGCGCTGCGTCGTCGTCGACGACGGGCTCGCGGGAATCACCGCCGCGCGTGAAGGCGGCTTTGCGTTGATCATCGGAGTGGACCGGGCCGACCGCGCCGAGGACCTGCGCCGCTGTGGTGCGGACGTCGTGATACCCGATCTGGTCGCGGTCACCGTGCGCGACAACTATCGGCACATCTCCGAACTGTCCGACGCGCTGCTGTCCTACAGCGAGATCGTGCCACTGGCCGAGACGCGCAGGCCCGCCGTGCTGCTCGATTTCGACGGCACGCTGTCCGACATCGTCGGTGACCCCGCCACGGCGACGCTGATCCCCGGGGCCCGGGCGATGCTCGAAGCGCTCACGGCACGCTGCCCTGTCGCGGTGATCAGTGGCCGCAGCCTGGCCGACATCCGGGACCGGATCGGGGTCCCCGGCATCTGGTACGCCGGCAGTCACGGGTTCGAACTCTGCTCCTCGGACGGGGTGCGTCACGACAACGAAGCAGGCCTGGAAGCCGTGCGCGTGCTCGCCGGTGCCCTGACCGAGCTGCGCGGGCGGGTCGGCGGAGTCGACGGCGTGCTCATCGAGGACAAGCGTTTTTCGATCGCCGTGCACTATCGCAACGTCGACCCCGGTTCGGTCGACGACGTGGTCGCGGCGGTCCGGATCATCGGTCAGCGTCACGGTCTGCGCGCCGGCGGTGGGCGCAAGGTCATCGAGCTGCAACCGGACACCGGCTGGAACAAGGGCAAGGCGGTCGAGTGGATCCTCGACCGCATCGACGGTGACGAGTTGCTGCTGCCCGTGTACATCGGTGACGACCTGACCGACGAGGACGGCTTCGACGCGGTGCGCCTGCGGGGGATCGGAGTGGTGGTCCGCAACGCGGAATCGGGGGACCGCCGGTCCGCGGCGCGGTTCGCCCTTGACGGGCCAGAAGCCGTCTGCCGCTTTCTCACCCGGCTATCCGATCAGCTCGCCGTCGAACAGGACATCACCAACGATCCGTGGATGCTCACGTTCGGCGGCTATCTGCCCGACGACGAGCGGCTCCGGGAGGCGCTGTGCACGCTCGGCAACGGCTACCTGGCGGCCAGGGGCGCCGCGCCCGAGTGCGGTGCCGGGCGGTCCCACTACCCGGGCACCTACGCGGCGGGGATCTACAACCGTCTCACCGACGAGATCTCGGGCACCACCGTCGACAACGAGAGCATGGTGAATCTGCCCAACTGGCTGCCGGTGACGTTCCGCATCGACGGCGGGGAGTGGTTCGACATCGACGCGGTCGAACTCACCTCCTACGTCTGCACGCTGGACCTGCGCCGCGCCACCCTGACCCGAGAGTTCGTGATGCGGGACGGGCAAGGGCGGATCACGGATGTCCGGCAGCGCCGGCTGGTGGCGATGCACCGGCCGCACGTGGCGGCGATGCGGACCACCGTCCATGCCGAGAACTGGTCCGGGAGACTGGAATTCCGTTCGGTGATCGACGGAGGGGTGGAGAACCTCGGAGTGGAGCGATACCGTGACCTGTCCTCGCGGCACCTGACGGTCGACGGTCTGCGCGAATTGTCCGATGACGCCGTGCTGTTGGAGGCGCAGACCGGTGAGTCGCAGATCCAGGTCGCGGTCGCGGCACGCAACCGCCTGACCGGAGGGGAACCCGCGTCGGTCGCCCGCGCGATCATCCGGGACGACACCCGGATCGGCCACGACATCGCCGTCGAGGTCACCGGCGGTCGTGCCGTCACACTGGAGAAGGTGGTCGCGGTGTACACCAGCCGCGACCACGGCATCTCCGGGCCGGTCACTGCGGCCGAGCGTGAAGTGGCCGCCACCCCCGGCTTCGACGAACTGGAGGAACGGCACCGGCTGGCGTGGGCCCACCTCTGGGAGCGGTTCAACGTCGACATGGGACACGACCCCGATCTGCTGCGCCTCGTGCGCCTGCACCAGCTGCACCTGCTCCAGACGCTGTCCCCGCACACCGCCGATCTCGACGTCGGCGTGCCGGCGCGGGGACTGCACGGCGAGGCCTACCGGGGCCACGTGTTCTGGGACGAGCTGTTCGTCTTCCCGGTGATGAACATGCGGTTGCCGAAGGTCACCCGCTCGCTTCTGCTGTACCGCTACCGGCGGTTATCCGAGGCCCGACGGGCTGCGTTCGAGGCGGGGTTCGCGGGGGCGATGTTTCCGTGGCAGTCGGGCAGCGATGGCCGCGAGGAAAGTCAACGGCTGCATCTGAATCCGCGGTCGGGTCGGTGGAACCTCGACGCCAGCGCCCGCGCCCACCACGTGGGCCTGGCCATCGCTTTCAACGTCTGGCAGCACTATCAGGTCACCGGAGACATCGGGTTCCTCATCGACTACGGCGCCGAGATGCTGGTCGAGATCACCAAGTTCTGGGTCAGCGCCGCGAGCCTGGACCCACAGCGGGACCGGTATGTGATCCGCGGGGTGATCGGCCCGGACGAGTTCCACTCCGGTTATCCGGGCCGGGAGTACGACGGAATCGACAACAACGCCTACACCAACCTGATGGCGGTGTGGGTGATCATGCGGACCCTGGAGGCCCTCGAGCGGTTGCCGCTGTCCTACCGGCTGGCGCTTCTGGAGACGGTCGGGGTCGGTGACGAGGACCTCGCGCAGTGGGAGGACGTCAGCCGGCGGATGTTCGTGCCGTTCCACGATGGCGTCATCAGCCAGTTCGAGGGTTACGAGCAGCTGCGCGAACTGGATTGGGAGGCGTACCGGAGCCGCTACGACAACCTGCAGCGGCTGGACCGCATTCTCGAAGCCGAGGGCGACAGCGTCAACAACTACCAGGCGGGCAAGCAGGCCGACACGTTGATGCTGTTCTACCTGCTGTCCGCCGACGAGCTGTACGAGTTGTTCGACCGCCTCGGCTACAACTTCGTGCCCGATCAGATCCCGGCCACCATCGACTACTACCGGCAGCGCACCTCACACGGGTCCACCTTGAGCGCGGTGGTGCACTCCTGGGTGCTCGCCCGCGGCAACCGTCGCCAGGCCATGCACTACTTCCGTCAGGTGATGGCCTCCGACGTGGTCGACATCCAGCGCGGCACCACTCCCGAGGGCATCCATCTGGCGGCCATGGCGGGCAGCATCGACCTGTTGCAGCGGTGCTTCACCGGGCTGGAGCTGCGCCGTGACCGGATCGTGGTCGGCCCGCTGTGGCCCGAGCCGCTGGGCAGGCTGGCCTATACGTTCCGCTACCGCGGGCACCGGCTCAGGTTGACGGTGTCGGGGCGGTCCTCGACGCTCAGTGCAGAACCCAGTGACGCCTCGCCGGTACTGGTCGAATGCCGGGGCCAGTCACAGAATCTCGTCGCCGGTGGCACGGTGGAATTCACTTGATGACCGGGCTGACCCGGGTGCCGGCGGTCCCTGACACGATCCGGCGCAAGGTGGCCCGCCCCGCAGTTCGGACACCACCGCGGCAACCACCGTCGGCACCGCCGCTGTGAGCGCGGAGCTCAGCCCATCACCGAATGCCACCTCGGCCGCGTCGACGGCGAGCACCACCAGCCGCCGCGGCGCACGGCCCAGAACCTGCCCGAGCGCATAGGCCGCGGGCAGGTCCAGTGCATGTGTGCTCACCGTTGCCGGCCGCAACCCGGCCTCCGGTGTCCAGCGGCGGATCCGGCCCGGGACGGCGTCGTCGCCGGCGGCCGCGTCGACCACCACAGTCAGCTCGGTCCCGTCCCACGCATCGATCATCTCGGCTGGATCGTCGGTGGCGACCATGACCCGCACCCCGCGCAGTGACAGCTTGCCCACCTCGGCGGCGACGACCGGGCCGATGCCGTCGTCGCGACGGAACGGGTTGCCCACACCGATCACCAACGCGCTCAACGGCGTTCGACCGTCAGCGTGAGAAAGTGCGCGGCACAGGAGATGCACGGGTCATGGTTGCGGATCGCCTTCTCGCACAGCGACGTCAGCGCGACGTCGTCGAGGTCGAGGTTGGCGCCCACCAGCATGCCCATCTCGTGTTCGAGCGCGGCCTGGTTCTGTGCCGTCGGGGGCACCATCGTCGCCGCGCGGATCAGGCCGTCGTCGCCGATCTCGTAGCGGTGGTACAGCAGTCCGCGCGGCGCCTCACTCGCGCCGTGCCCGACCCCGGCGCGGGCCGGCACGTCGACATGCGGACGCGAAGGCGGTTGGTAGCTGTCGATGATGCGCAGTGCCTCGTCGAGCGCGTACACCACCTCCACCGCGCGAACGACGATGCTGCGGAAAGGGTTACGGCAGGTCGCGGCGAGACCGGCGTCCGCCGCGGTCTGGGCTGCCAACGGGGACAGGCGCGCCGAGTTCAGTGAGTACCGCGCCAGCGGGCCGGTCAGGTAGCGGGCGCCGTCCAGGGTCGCGTGCAGCGCCGTGGAATGCGGCACCTGCGATTCGACGACGTGGTCGCCGAAGTCGCGGACGTCGAACGACGGTCCGGAGCTGCGTGCGACGGTCCCGTTCTCGATCGGGTAGCGGTCGGTGGCGGTCAACGCCAGGAAATCGTGGTCGAACTCGGTGTCCGGATAATCGAGCCGCGTGATGTGGTCAGCGGTGTGCAGCGCGTCGTCGAGGGCGCGGCGCAGCAGCTCGGCCAGCGGCCGCAGCTGTGCACGGGACGGGACGGAGTAGAAGCCGCCCAACCGCACGTTGACCGGATGGATGGCGCGGCCGCCGAGCTGCTCCATCAGCCGGTTGCCCGCCTTCTTGAGCGCCAGCCCGCGCTCGACGAGCTCGGTGTGGTCCCGGGCCATCGCGACGATGTCGGGGTAGCCCAGGAAGTCGGGCAGATGCAACAGGAAGATGTGCAGGGCGTGGCTGTGGATCCACTCGCCGCAGTACAGCAGCCGGCGCAACGCGACCAGCTCGGGGTCGACGGTCACCCCGCAGGCGTCCTCGATGGCGTTGCACGCGCTGACCTGGTACGCGACTGGGCAGATGCCGCACACCCTGGCGGTGAGGTCGGGCGGCTCGGTGTAGGAGCGGCCGCGCAGGAACGCCTCG
Protein-coding regions in this window:
- the otsB gene encoding trehalose-phosphatase, with the translated sequence MGLPVFIDPRHHDAVLFDMDGVVTDTAALHAAAWKATFDDFLSRRSAAPGEDLSAATDRDFRDFISGRKPFDAVKGFLESRGIAVPDGAPEGLDDASVWGLVHRRQQLFADMLADGVPVFASTVDLVRRLLAADIAVAVFSTSRDCAELLDAAGVSDLFPVRVDGVVADELGLPGEPDLAMLRETAKRLGVHPGRCVVVDDGLAGITAAREGGFALIIGVDRADRAEDLRRCGADVVIPDLVAVTVRDNYRHISELSDALLSYSEIVPLAETRRPAVLLDFDGTLSDIVGDPATATLIPGARAMLEALTARCPVAVISGRSLADIRDRIGVPGIWYAGSHGFELCSSDGVRHDNEAGLEAVRVLAGALTELRGRVGGVDGVLIEDKRFSIAVHYRNVDPGSVDDVVAAVRIIGQRHGLRAGGGRKVIELQPDTGWNKGKAVEWILDRIDGDELLLPVYIGDDLTDEDGFDAVRLRGIGVVVRNAESGDRRSAARFALDGPEAVCRFLTRLSDQLAVEQDITNDPWMLTFGGYLPDDERLREALCTLGNGYLAARGAAPECGAGRSHYPGTYAAGIYNRLTDEISGTTVDNESMVNLPNWLPVTFRIDGGEWFDIDAVELTSYVCTLDLRRATLTREFVMRDGQGRITDVRQRRLVAMHRPHVAAMRTTVHAENWSGRLEFRSVIDGGVENLGVERYRDLSSRHLTVDGLRELSDDAVLLEAQTGESQIQVAVAARNRLTGGEPASVARAIIRDDTRIGHDIAVEVTGGRAVTLEKVVAVYTSRDHGISGPVTAAEREVAATPGFDELEERHRLAWAHLWERFNVDMGHDPDLLRLVRLHQLHLLQTLSPHTADLDVGVPARGLHGEAYRGHVFWDELFVFPVMNMRLPKVTRSLLLYRYRRLSEARRAAFEAGFAGAMFPWQSGSDGREESQRLHLNPRSGRWNLDASARAHHVGLAIAFNVWQHYQVTGDIGFLIDYGAEMLVEITKFWVSAASLDPQRDRYVIRGVIGPDEFHSGYPGREYDGIDNNAYTNLMAVWVIMRTLEALERLPLSYRLALLETVGVGDEDLAQWEDVSRRMFVPFHDGVISQFEGYEQLRELDWEAYRSRYDNLQRLDRILEAEGDSVNNYQAGKQADTLMLFYLLSADELYELFDRLGYNFVPDQIPATIDYYRQRTSHGSTLSAVVHSWVLARGNRRQAMHYFRQVMASDVVDIQRGTTPEGIHLAAMAGSIDLLQRCFTGLELRRDRIVVGPLWPEPLGRLAYTFRYRGHRLRLTVSGRSSTLSAEPSDASPVLVECRGQSQNLVAGGTVEFT
- a CDS encoding Ni/Fe hydrogenase subunit alpha; protein product: MNAGNNGSRTLRVGALTRVEGEGALNVTLTGGVVDTVELNIYEPPRFFEAFLRGRSYTEPPDLTARVCGICPVAYQVSACNAIEDACGVTVDPELVALRRLLYCGEWIHSHALHIFLLHLPDFLGYPDIVAMARDHTELVERGLALKKAGNRLMEQLGGRAIHPVNVRLGGFYSVPSRAQLRPLAELLRRALDDALHTADHITRLDYPDTEFDHDFLALTATDRYPIENGTVARSSGPSFDVRDFGDHVVESQVPHSTALHATLDGARYLTGPLARYSLNSARLSPLAAQTAADAGLAATCRNPFRSIVVRAVEVVYALDEALRIIDSYQPPSRPHVDVPARAGVGHGASEAPRGLLYHRYEIGDDGLIRAATMVPPTAQNQAALEHEMGMLVGANLDLDDVALTSLCEKAIRNHDPCISCAAHFLTLTVERR
- the ppsA gene encoding phosphoenolpyruvate synthase, whose amino-acid sequence is MDSGTRHSHLRDISALTIGDAEEAGGKGANMGELVAAKLPVPPGFVLLRDCYRDSMRAGGVEAELAALHREALDNVADTTRLGELCERMQGLVRKAGVDDTTRSAMLAAYHAMGPGTVVAVRSSATGEDGADASFAGMNATLTNITGDDGLVTAVTRCWMSLFSPRVITYRASRGFLGDPAMAVVVQQMVDSDKSGVAFTADPSTGARDRVVIEAAFGLGEVVVSGAVEPDTYVVSKDTMQPIDVRLGNKAFKIVRGEDGTDTHVQLDDATAASRVLTDGELHSIAELAIATERHNGCPQDTEWAIADGAAYLVQARPITTLGHTTPPARTEHVVLARGLAAAPGIASGKVRVLQTPDEGHRLQEGEILVAQMTNPDWLPTIRRAAALVTDTGGMTCHAAIVARELGVPCIVGTRTGTRDLHDGTTVTVDGARGEVVSGRVEQAPQVTVAERTAPVAATGEVTGTRVYVNLAMPESAETVAAQPVDGVGLLRAEFMLTEALGGRHPRDLIAHGEQDSLVEKMVSSVGRIAAAFAPRPVVYRATDFRSNEFRGLKGGAEYEPVEHNPMIGFRGCYRYIKEPELFALELEALARVREQSPNVALMIPFVRTRWELEECLSLVDASPLGRQRGVHRWVMAEVPSVVHWLPEYIGMGIDGVSIGSNDLTQLLLGVDRDSDVCAELFDESDPAVLHAIRRIIQTANKFGITSSLCGQAPSTNPAFAEHLVRLGITSVSVNPDAVDATRRVIAAAERRILLASAR
- a CDS encoding hydrogenase maturation protease, which produces MSALVIGVGNPFRRDDGIGPVVAAEVGKLSLRGVRVMVATDDPAEMIDAWDGTELTVVVDAAAGDDAVPGRIRRWTPEAGLRPATVSTHALDLPAAYALGQVLGRAPRRLVVLAVDAAEVAFGDGLSSALTAAVPTVVAAVVSELRGGPPCAGSCQGPPAPGSARSSSEFHRATGDEIL